A portion of the Effusibacillus lacus genome contains these proteins:
- a CDS encoding RNA degradosome polyphosphate kinase produces MKFDLPDYYINRELSWLSFNERVLEEADDSANPLFERLKFLAITSSNLDEFFMVRVAGLKDQVKVGFTKPDNKSGMTPKEQLMAISERSHEMIRRMFQILKESITPDLEKEGIRFLKGSDLNEKQLRFLNDYYHHHVYPVLTPMAVDASHPFPMLLNKTLNLAVLLESELDGEEEPLFAVVQVPSIFPRFVQLPAGEGEAHFILLEEVIRMHINSLFQGFKIVEVSPFRIIRNADLTIHEEETEDLLEAIEQELKRRKMGAAVRLGMDISMSKYLKDTLKDWLELEEWDVYAVEGPLDLSFFFSFYSLAGYEHLKFVPNKPQMPKELADEDQLFEVIAQKDILLHHPYDSFDPVVHFVEKAADDPQVLAIKQTLYRVSGDSPIVNALVRAAENGKQVTVLLELKARFDEENNIVWAKKLEKAGCHVIYGLVGLKTHSKITLVVRAEQNGIRRYLHLSTGNYNDTTARFYTDLGMFTAREEFGVDASAFFNYLSGYSSTPDWNVFGTAPDGMREKFLRLIDTEIQHKEAGKPARITAKMNSLTDKDLIEALYRASCAGVEIDLIIRGICCLRPGIPGVSENIRVISIVGRYLEHSRIYYFENGGEAQIFLSSADWMTRNMMARVELMFPVVQEDLKDRIKHILDVMLRDNVKARMLRPDGVYERVRTGEEALESQMFFYEEACRQAETDSSLLTRRLQPIVNAPEK; encoded by the coding sequence ATGAAGTTCGACTTGCCGGATTATTACATTAACCGCGAATTGAGTTGGCTTTCTTTCAACGAACGGGTATTGGAAGAGGCTGATGATTCGGCGAACCCCCTGTTTGAAAGATTAAAATTCCTGGCCATCACCAGTTCCAATCTGGACGAATTTTTCATGGTGCGCGTGGCGGGGCTTAAAGACCAGGTGAAAGTCGGGTTTACCAAACCGGACAACAAGTCGGGCATGACCCCAAAAGAACAGTTGATGGCCATTTCCGAGAGATCTCATGAGATGATCCGCCGGATGTTCCAAATTCTGAAAGAATCGATTACCCCTGATCTGGAAAAAGAGGGAATCCGCTTCCTGAAAGGCAGCGACCTGAATGAGAAGCAGTTGAGATTCCTGAACGATTATTATCATCATCATGTCTACCCGGTGCTTACGCCAATGGCTGTTGATGCAAGCCATCCTTTTCCGATGCTTCTGAACAAGACATTGAATTTGGCAGTGCTGCTTGAGAGCGAGTTGGATGGGGAGGAAGAGCCGCTGTTTGCGGTTGTTCAGGTGCCCTCCATCTTTCCCCGATTCGTTCAACTCCCGGCTGGAGAGGGGGAGGCCCATTTTATCCTGTTGGAAGAAGTTATCCGTATGCACATCAACAGCCTGTTTCAGGGCTTTAAGATCGTGGAGGTCTCCCCTTTCCGCATCATTCGGAATGCGGACCTGACCATTCACGAAGAGGAGACGGAAGACTTGCTGGAGGCTATTGAACAGGAACTGAAACGCAGAAAAATGGGAGCAGCCGTCCGCCTTGGCATGGATATCTCCATGAGCAAGTATCTGAAAGACACGCTAAAGGACTGGCTGGAATTGGAGGAATGGGACGTCTATGCGGTGGAAGGACCGCTGGATCTGTCGTTCTTTTTCAGTTTTTATTCGCTTGCCGGTTATGAACACTTGAAGTTTGTGCCGAACAAGCCGCAAATGCCGAAGGAACTGGCGGATGAAGACCAGCTCTTTGAAGTGATCGCCCAAAAAGATATCCTGCTTCATCACCCTTACGATTCCTTTGATCCGGTGGTTCATTTTGTCGAGAAGGCGGCCGATGACCCGCAGGTATTGGCCATCAAACAAACACTGTACCGGGTGAGCGGCGACTCCCCGATTGTGAACGCGCTTGTGAGAGCGGCCGAGAACGGCAAGCAGGTGACCGTGCTGTTGGAGTTGAAGGCCCGCTTTGACGAAGAGAACAATATCGTTTGGGCAAAGAAACTGGAAAAAGCCGGCTGTCATGTAATTTATGGACTTGTGGGGTTAAAGACCCACAGCAAAATCACGCTGGTCGTACGCGCTGAGCAAAACGGCATTCGCCGTTACCTGCACCTTAGCACCGGCAATTACAATGACACTACGGCCCGTTTTTATACCGACCTGGGCATGTTTACGGCCAGAGAGGAATTCGGGGTGGACGCGAGCGCGTTCTTCAATTATCTGTCCGGCTACTCCTCCACACCGGACTGGAACGTCTTCGGGACTGCCCCTGATGGGATGCGGGAGAAGTTTTTGCGCTTAATCGACACGGAGATACAGCATAAAGAGGCAGGCAAACCTGCCCGGATCACAGCCAAAATGAACTCGCTCACCGACAAGGATCTGATTGAAGCGTTGTACCGGGCCTCGTGTGCCGGAGTCGAAATCGACCTGATCATCCGTGGCATCTGCTGCTTACGGCCGGGCATCCCCGGCGTCAGTGAAAATATCCGTGTAATCAGCATTGTCGGCAGGTACCTGGAACACAGCCGGATCTATTATTTTGAGAATGGCGGGGAGGCGCAGATCTTCTTGTCAAGCGCTGACTGGATGACCCGTAACATGATGGCCCGCGTGGAATTGATGTTCCCGGTTGTACAGGAGGATCTCAAAGATCGCATAAAGCATATTTTGGACGTCATGTTGAGAGACAATGTAAAAGCTCGCATGCTTCGCCCGGACGGTGTATACGAGCGGGTTCGGACCGGCGAGGAAGCGCTGGAAAGCCAGATGTTTTTCTATGAGGAAGCCTGCCGGCAAGCGGAGACGGACTCTTCTTTATTGACCAGGCGGTTGCAGCCGATCGTGAATGCGCCGGAGAAGTAA
- the ppx gene encoding exopolyphosphatase: MGTFIGIIDLGSNTARLVVYYKDEQGSFYEFDNIKRVLRLSNHLQPNGLISETGFQETMDCMRQFKELCDARQVSEVIGVATAAVRQASNGQELLAAIHRNTGIPFRLLTGEEEAYYGYLAVVNSMNVSDGISVDLGGGSTEVTLIRDRKLQESHSFPFGIVTLTKRFLQREIPTDQEIVHLKQFLQQQFSSRPWLFNQKFPLIAMGGTARNLGKIHQQQIHYPMASLHHYLLDDQSVDRIFQWIRKLSLEQRKEVNGLSKDRADVIIAGIAVFQTLMEWIGTKQLIVSNKGLRDGVLYEKVLPLQNISCTDDIIRISTEQFMNRYQVPKGHAQHVKNLACTLFDELKDLQILNLGANERKLLEIAALLHDVGRSINVYEASQHTFYLLSNVLLLGLTHKQRILIAMTASYKNNKQLQQQQSRYAGIVDKSDKEMVEKLGHLVLLARILDRSMSQQIRSIRLLEKKKNIVIECTSIKENLLEYALLEDILKRVSKVFTRSFSFVVKTPTATFTNS; the protein is encoded by the coding sequence ATGGGGACTTTCATTGGAATCATTGACCTGGGTTCGAACACCGCCCGGCTGGTTGTGTACTACAAGGACGAACAAGGAAGCTTCTATGAGTTCGACAATATCAAGCGGGTTTTGCGCCTGAGCAACCATTTGCAGCCCAATGGGTTGATCAGCGAAACCGGTTTTCAAGAGACAATGGATTGCATGCGCCAATTCAAAGAATTATGCGATGCCAGACAGGTGAGCGAAGTAATAGGGGTGGCGACAGCTGCTGTCCGCCAGGCAAGTAACGGGCAGGAGTTGCTGGCTGCCATTCACAGGAATACAGGGATTCCATTTCGTTTGTTGACTGGGGAGGAAGAAGCTTATTACGGGTATTTGGCTGTGGTCAACAGCATGAACGTAAGTGACGGAATCTCTGTTGACCTGGGGGGCGGAAGCACTGAGGTGACCCTGATTCGGGATCGGAAGCTGCAGGAGAGCCACAGCTTTCCCTTTGGCATTGTTACATTGACCAAACGTTTCCTCCAAAGGGAGATCCCAACGGATCAAGAGATCGTCCATCTAAAGCAGTTTCTGCAACAGCAGTTCTCGTCACGACCTTGGCTTTTCAATCAGAAATTCCCCCTGATAGCCATGGGGGGAACGGCCCGGAATCTGGGAAAGATTCATCAGCAACAGATTCACTACCCAATGGCCAGCCTGCACCACTATTTGCTGGATGACCAAAGTGTGGATCGAATTTTTCAATGGATACGCAAGCTTTCCCTGGAACAACGGAAAGAAGTCAACGGTCTGTCCAAAGACAGGGCGGATGTGATTATTGCGGGTATTGCAGTCTTCCAAACCCTTATGGAATGGATCGGAACCAAGCAATTGATTGTCAGCAACAAAGGACTGCGGGATGGGGTGTTGTACGAGAAAGTTCTCCCGCTCCAAAACATATCCTGTACTGACGATATTATCCGGATAAGCACAGAACAATTTATGAACCGCTACCAAGTTCCAAAGGGACATGCACAACATGTGAAAAATTTGGCCTGTACGCTGTTTGATGAACTGAAAGACCTGCAGATCCTCAATCTGGGAGCAAACGAGCGCAAGCTCCTGGAGATAGCCGCCTTATTGCACGATGTGGGAAGATCCATCAATGTGTATGAGGCTTCCCAACATACGTTTTATTTGTTATCGAATGTTTTGCTGTTGGGATTGACCCACAAACAGCGAATCCTGATCGCCATGACGGCATCTTACAAAAACAACAAACAATTGCAGCAGCAACAGTCCCGGTATGCAGGAATTGTCGACAAATCGGACAAAGAGATGGTGGAAAAACTGGGGCATTTGGTGCTTCTTGCCCGCATTCTGGATCGTTCCATGTCGCAGCAGATCCGGAGTATCCGCCTCTTGGAGAAGAAGAAGAACATCGTCATCGAATGTACAAGCATCAAGGAAAACCTGTTGGAATACGCCCTTCTGGAAGACATCCTGAAGAGGGTTTCAAAAGTATTTACCCGTTCTTTTTCTTTTGTTGTGAAAACACCGACTGCCACTTTTACGAATTCTTAA
- a CDS encoding NADH:flavin oxidoreductase/NADH oxidase → MPHLFSSFTLKNLELKNRIVMPPMCQYSVQAKNGIPNEWHYVHYISRAVGGTGLIIMEMTDVEPDGRISDYDLGIWSDDHIPAFARIIEGCHTYGAKVAIQIGHAGRKAQDAAVPVAPSPIAFDDKSKTPRALTTDEVKQMVEKFRDGVRRAVQAGVDTVEIHGAHGYLIHQFHSPLTNKRTDEYGKDMTKFGVEVIEAAKSELPSNTPLIMRISAIEYVENGYGLDYSIELCKRYQQAGVDLFHITSGGEGPIGSGGRPGANPGYQIPFARAIKEALQVPVIAVGKLEDPALAESVIGNQDADLVAIGRGMLRNPYWALHAGVAVGHKPEVPQQYVRAF, encoded by the coding sequence ATGCCTCACCTGTTTAGTTCTTTTACCTTGAAAAATCTTGAACTGAAAAACCGGATTGTAATGCCTCCCATGTGCCAATATTCAGTCCAGGCAAAAAACGGCATACCAAACGAATGGCATTATGTACACTATATCAGCAGGGCAGTTGGCGGTACCGGCTTGATCATTATGGAAATGACGGATGTGGAGCCGGATGGCCGGATCAGCGACTATGATTTGGGAATCTGGTCGGATGACCATATCCCGGCATTTGCCCGGATCATCGAAGGTTGCCATACATACGGAGCCAAAGTGGCCATCCAGATTGGCCATGCCGGACGCAAGGCGCAGGATGCCGCCGTTCCAGTGGCTCCCTCCCCGATTGCCTTTGACGACAAATCAAAAACCCCGAGAGCACTGACAACGGATGAAGTCAAGCAAATGGTTGAAAAATTCAGGGACGGTGTCAGACGGGCGGTGCAGGCTGGCGTCGATACAGTGGAAATTCACGGAGCACACGGATATTTGATCCATCAGTTCCACTCCCCTTTGACCAACAAACGGACTGATGAGTATGGAAAAGATATGACCAAGTTTGGGGTCGAAGTAATTGAGGCTGCCAAGAGTGAACTGCCGTCCAACACTCCTTTGATCATGCGCATCTCGGCAATTGAATATGTGGAAAACGGCTACGGTCTCGATTACAGCATCGAACTGTGCAAAAGGTACCAGCAGGCCGGAGTGGATCTATTCCATATCACATCCGGCGGTGAAGGTCCAATCGGTTCGGGCGGACGGCCAGGCGCCAACCCCGGGTATCAGATCCCCTTTGCTCGTGCCATCAAGGAGGCCCTCCAAGTGCCGGTCATTGCGGTCGGCAAACTGGAAGATCCTGCGTTGGCAGAATCGGTCATCGGCAACCAGGACGCTGATCTGGTCGCAATAGGTCGCGGAATGCTGCGTAACCCCTATTGGGCCCTTCACGCCGGTGTGGCTGTCGGCCACAAACCGGAAGTGCCCCAGCAATATGTTCGGGCATTCTGA
- a CDS encoding amidase, with product MSSALHYNLATLAEAIRNKQLSPVEITKDLLARIALLNPKLNAFITILAEDALADAAQAEQEIMAGNLKGPLHGVPIGLKDLIYTKGIRTTMGSEMFKDFAPDYDAAVVERLRASGSILIGKLNTHQFAYGPTGDRSYFGPSRNPYDTSRITGGSSSGSGVAVATAMCYGALGTDTGGSIRIPAACCGIVGMKPTFGRISKFGVFPLGYTLDHVGPMTRTVLDNALMLNVLAGFDSRDPYSIRQETEDFTRYVGQGIKGSRIGVPSNYYFDNVEEEVAEKVWSALEIFRSLGAEIRNVEIPDMKEIVNAQHVTLKSEAYAVHEEKLRDPAAKWDQEVKERLCTGAETKAYEYVQAQQVKHTAIQAFEGVLKEVDILAAPTLPILPVEIEQRKVTVGGVSEHVRTALTRLTGPTNFNGFPSLSVPCGFSQSGLPIGLQLIGCPHTEATLYRFGYAFEQAACIPTVKYNIPI from the coding sequence ATGTCTAGCGCTTTGCATTACAATTTGGCAACTCTGGCGGAGGCAATCCGGAACAAACAACTGTCTCCCGTTGAAATAACAAAAGACTTGCTTGCTCGAATTGCCCTGTTAAATCCGAAACTGAACGCGTTTATCACGATATTGGCGGAAGATGCGCTGGCAGATGCTGCTCAAGCGGAACAGGAAATTATGGCCGGAAACCTGAAAGGGCCTCTTCATGGTGTTCCCATCGGGTTAAAGGACCTGATCTATACCAAAGGGATACGAACTACCATGGGGTCGGAGATGTTCAAGGATTTTGCGCCCGATTATGATGCTGCTGTCGTGGAACGATTAAGGGCTTCCGGCTCTATCCTGATCGGCAAGCTGAACACTCATCAATTCGCCTATGGTCCAACGGGAGACCGTTCCTATTTCGGACCTTCCAGAAATCCTTATGACACCTCCCGGATTACCGGCGGGTCAAGCAGCGGTTCGGGGGTTGCTGTTGCAACAGCAATGTGTTACGGAGCTTTGGGGACGGATACAGGCGGATCGATTCGGATTCCCGCCGCTTGCTGCGGGATTGTGGGAATGAAGCCGACCTTTGGACGTATCAGCAAATTTGGGGTTTTTCCCCTGGGCTATACGCTCGATCATGTGGGTCCCATGACAAGAACTGTGCTGGATAATGCACTCATGCTTAATGTTTTGGCAGGTTTTGACTCAAGAGACCCCTATTCCATCCGGCAGGAAACGGAAGATTTCACACGTTATGTCGGACAGGGAATCAAGGGCAGTCGGATTGGGGTTCCTTCCAATTATTACTTTGACAATGTGGAAGAGGAAGTCGCTGAAAAAGTTTGGTCGGCACTCGAAATCTTCCGCAGTCTGGGCGCGGAAATCCGAAACGTGGAAATCCCCGACATGAAGGAAATTGTCAATGCTCAACATGTGACACTGAAGAGTGAAGCATACGCCGTTCATGAGGAAAAACTGCGCGACCCTGCGGCAAAATGGGATCAGGAAGTGAAAGAACGCCTGTGCACCGGTGCGGAAACCAAAGCATACGAGTATGTCCAGGCGCAGCAGGTCAAACATACTGCGATTCAGGCATTTGAAGGCGTTTTAAAGGAAGTGGATATACTCGCGGCTCCCACCCTTCCCATTCTGCCGGTTGAAATTGAACAGCGGAAAGTGACGGTTGGCGGTGTATCGGAACACGTACGGACTGCACTAACCCGATTGACAGGCCCGACGAATTTTAACGGATTTCCCAGTCTGTCCGTTCCGTGCGGATTCTCCCAATCCGGTCTGCCAATCGGCCTTCAATTGATCGGGTGTCCCCATACGGAAGCAACACTCTATCGCTTTGGCTACGCTTTTGAGCAAGCAGCGTGCATTCCAACAGTCAAGTACAACATCCCAATTTGA
- a CDS encoding CobW family GTP-binding protein: MHYGSNKRPVTVITGFLGSGKTTLLNSLLPEPTLVHTAVLVNEYGKVGLDHHLLRQVEEQTILLGGGCLCCTVRDDLVKVLRDLLNQDQQGVIPVFDRIMIESSGLADPAPILFTILSDPVLQHHFSIDLVIVTVDSVNGHLHLDRQPESLKQVSIADKILLTKTDLASPETIDSLKMRLRTLNPSAEILEVISGKVQPSVLFRPNPAGAGNGNPLDGRAKRPYTEQSHAPGTRSISLTFDHPLDWTAFGLWLSMLLHARGEDVLRVKGLLDVGEEGPVVLNGVQHIIHPPQHLKDWPDQDHRSHLVFIMRDIDPTEIMNSLSAFQNFLGAQPVLLETNMSL, translated from the coding sequence ATGCATTACGGATCGAACAAAAGACCTGTAACTGTTATTACCGGTTTTCTTGGCAGCGGCAAGACCACCTTGCTCAACAGTCTGCTTCCTGAGCCCACACTGGTTCATACGGCTGTTTTGGTAAATGAGTATGGAAAGGTCGGACTTGACCACCATCTGCTTCGACAAGTGGAAGAACAGACCATACTGTTAGGAGGAGGCTGTCTTTGCTGCACGGTCAGGGATGATCTGGTCAAAGTTTTAAGAGACCTGTTGAATCAGGATCAGCAGGGGGTCATTCCTGTTTTTGACCGGATTATGATCGAATCAAGCGGGCTTGCCGATCCGGCTCCGATTTTGTTTACGATTCTTTCTGATCCGGTTCTTCAACATCATTTTTCTATTGATCTGGTCATCGTGACGGTCGATTCGGTAAACGGCCACCTGCATCTGGATCGCCAACCCGAATCCCTCAAACAGGTTTCAATAGCCGACAAGATCCTTTTGACAAAGACGGATTTGGCTTCGCCTGAAACTATAGACAGTCTCAAAATGCGACTCCGTACGCTTAATCCTTCAGCTGAGATATTGGAAGTGATTTCGGGCAAAGTGCAACCATCTGTCCTGTTTCGGCCGAATCCGGCAGGGGCGGGAAACGGCAACCCGTTGGATGGCAGAGCCAAACGGCCTTATACCGAACAATCACATGCACCGGGAACCCGTTCCATTTCGCTTACCTTTGACCATCCTCTTGATTGGACCGCCTTCGGCCTGTGGCTCAGCATGTTGCTGCATGCGCGTGGTGAAGACGTACTTCGCGTCAAGGGACTGCTGGATGTGGGCGAGGAAGGGCCGGTCGTACTTAACGGGGTGCAGCATATCATACATCCTCCCCAACACCTCAAAGATTGGCCCGATCAGGATCACCGTTCCCATCTTGTATTTATCATGAGGGATATCGATCCTACGGAAATCATGAATTCGTTGTCTGCATTTCAAAACTTTCTGGGTGCCCAGCCAGTATTGTTGGAAACCAACATGAGTTTGTGA
- a CDS encoding polysaccharide deacetylase family protein: MAKKEIFVAFGIDVDAVAGWLGSYGGEDSPDDISRGLFAGEVGTPRLLKLFDKYNLKTTWFIPGHSIETFPEQTRMVVASGHEIGIHGYSHENPIAMTPKQEEDVLLKCIDLVEKVSGKRPTGYVAPWWEFSNVTNELLLKHGIKYDHSLMHNDFHPYYVRVGDSWTNIDYEKSAHEWMKPLVRGKETDLIEIPANWYLDDLPPMMFIKKSPNSHGFVNPRDIEQMWRDQFDWVYREYDYAVFAMTIHPDVSGRPQVLLMLERLIEYINGHEGIRWATFDEIADDFKQRNPRNK, from the coding sequence ATGGCAAAGAAAGAGATTTTTGTAGCTTTCGGGATTGACGTGGATGCGGTTGCCGGGTGGCTGGGTTCCTATGGTGGTGAAGATTCCCCCGATGACATTTCCCGGGGCCTTTTTGCGGGAGAAGTTGGAACTCCGCGCCTTCTCAAGTTGTTTGATAAGTATAATCTGAAGACAACCTGGTTCATTCCCGGACACTCGATTGAGACGTTTCCGGAGCAGACCCGGATGGTAGTGGCGTCCGGACATGAAATCGGTATTCATGGATATTCACACGAAAACCCGATTGCCATGACCCCGAAACAGGAAGAGGATGTTCTGCTCAAATGTATTGATCTGGTAGAGAAAGTTTCAGGCAAGCGTCCAACCGGTTATGTGGCTCCATGGTGGGAGTTCTCCAATGTAACAAATGAACTTCTTTTAAAGCATGGAATAAAATATGATCACAGCCTGATGCACAACGATTTCCATCCTTACTATGTGCGAGTTGGCGACAGCTGGACAAACATTGATTATGAAAAATCGGCACATGAATGGATGAAACCTTTGGTTCGCGGAAAAGAAACGGACCTGATCGAAATTCCCGCCAACTGGTATCTGGATGATCTGCCCCCGATGATGTTTATCAAGAAGTCACCTAACAGTCACGGTTTTGTGAATCCGCGTGACATTGAACAAATGTGGCGTGACCAGTTTGACTGGGTATATCGGGAATACGACTATGCGGTGTTTGCCATGACAATCCATCCGGATGTGAGCGGCAGACCCCAGGTGCTCCTGATGCTTGAACGCCTGATTGAATACATCAATGGTCACGAAGGGATTCGCTGGGCAACATTTGACGAGATTGCCGACGATTTCAAGCAGCGAAATCCGCGAAACAAATAA
- a CDS encoding NCS1 family transporter produces MDHAKKNHLVSRDIVPVLGKDRVISGFGFFNIWVGMAVIIATFMIGGNGIDSMSIWGVATAILVANLVIALIGSLSGDIGIEHGLSFAAYMRAPFGTVGVHLPAVSRGIVAAIWFGIQTYLGALAINALVAKMTGFDSWFTWYVIFAVVQIVNTAMGIKAIDRFAIVAAPSIIVISFWILFKMTGMAEVKGIDVWTYEGTKNTTSWFLVMVANMGFWSALAVDIPNITRYIKTTKGEKSWIKRNWNSFWPHVTALPLVQTFMGIIGAVSILGTGNWNPIEVIQGTATGWAYFVLLIMVVLAQWSTNTAANLIPASLTFVNAGAGIRMSMVTGIVLAGIVGTVVQPWAILNQLFTYLGYYGAILSAVAGIIICDYYVLRKRRLNVKDLFEEEGQFKYDGGINWAGMLAWFIGGGLALYFMEYMYLVGFPVGFIAYYVLMKGWYLRKHPQMEIESNYSEDYLGTTAGRDWEIPFEDGIGTPAKSVAS; encoded by the coding sequence ATGGATCATGCGAAGAAAAATCACTTGGTTTCCCGGGACATTGTTCCCGTGCTTGGAAAAGATCGGGTGATCAGCGGATTTGGCTTCTTTAACATCTGGGTAGGCATGGCGGTTATTATCGCCACGTTTATGATTGGGGGAAACGGCATTGACTCCATGTCAATTTGGGGAGTAGCGACCGCAATTCTTGTGGCCAACCTGGTAATCGCCCTGATCGGCAGTTTAAGCGGCGACATCGGAATCGAACACGGGTTGTCTTTTGCAGCATATATGCGAGCGCCATTTGGAACAGTCGGCGTCCATCTTCCTGCGGTAAGCCGGGGAATTGTAGCAGCCATTTGGTTTGGCATCCAAACCTACCTGGGAGCCTTGGCCATTAATGCACTGGTTGCCAAGATGACCGGATTCGACTCATGGTTTACCTGGTACGTGATTTTTGCTGTTGTTCAAATTGTCAATACGGCAATGGGGATCAAAGCGATTGACCGGTTTGCCATAGTGGCGGCTCCTTCCATTATCGTGATCTCTTTCTGGATCCTGTTCAAGATGACTGGAATGGCGGAAGTGAAGGGGATAGACGTATGGACCTATGAAGGAACCAAAAACACAACAAGCTGGTTCCTGGTCATGGTGGCCAATATGGGATTCTGGTCGGCTCTTGCCGTTGATATACCAAACATTACGCGTTACATTAAAACCACCAAAGGGGAAAAAAGCTGGATCAAAAGAAATTGGAACAGCTTCTGGCCACATGTGACCGCACTGCCTTTGGTGCAAACCTTTATGGGAATTATTGGTGCGGTCAGCATACTTGGAACAGGCAATTGGAATCCGATCGAAGTCATTCAGGGAACGGCTACCGGTTGGGCGTACTTTGTGCTTCTGATCATGGTAGTACTGGCCCAATGGTCCACAAATACTGCGGCGAATCTGATCCCTGCCTCCCTGACTTTCGTAAATGCCGGAGCTGGCATCAGGATGTCGATGGTTACGGGCATTGTATTGGCGGGTATTGTTGGAACAGTCGTTCAACCATGGGCCATTCTGAATCAATTGTTTACTTATCTCGGGTATTACGGTGCAATCTTGTCCGCTGTAGCCGGAATCATTATTTGCGATTATTATGTGCTTCGCAAGCGACGTCTGAATGTAAAAGATTTGTTTGAGGAAGAAGGACAATTCAAATACGATGGTGGAATCAACTGGGCGGGCATGTTGGCCTGGTTCATTGGCGGCGGACTGGCACTCTATTTTATGGAGTATATGTATCTGGTTGGTTTCCCGGTAGGATTCATTGCCTACTATGTGTTGATGAAGGGATGGTACTTGCGTAAGCATCCACAAATGGAGATTGAATCCAATTATTCGGAGGATTACCTTGGTACCACAGCAGGCCGTGATTGGGAGATTCCGTTTGAAGACGGAATTGGAACCCCTGCAAAAAGTGTGGCTTCTTAA
- a CDS encoding carbon-nitrogen hydrolase family protein, with the protein MSGIHTPIVAAVQMNCVLGDKTENLKKALFLIEDAVQQGAKLIVLPELFNTGYRVEERDPELAEPIPGPTTQWMSRLSQKHHVYLIGCILEKSVISGLVYDTAVVVGPHGLVGFYRKVHLWDTENTRFAKGEEFPVFDLGFARLGVQICYEIGFPEGSRILALNGADIVVYPSAFGQARRYAWDLATRSRALENGVFVIASNRTGIEKGETAFGGGSRIVNPQGMVLREALSEDEALVAEIDLSLVETQRRTIPYLRDLNKSIILKSLSNNPG; encoded by the coding sequence ATGTCAGGCATACACACACCAATAGTTGCAGCCGTTCAAATGAATTGTGTTCTTGGGGACAAAACGGAAAATCTCAAAAAGGCATTGTTCCTGATTGAGGATGCAGTCCAACAAGGCGCAAAGCTGATAGTTCTGCCGGAATTGTTTAACACTGGATACCGGGTGGAAGAGAGGGACCCGGAGTTGGCAGAACCAATCCCTGGCCCTACAACCCAATGGATGTCCAGACTCAGTCAGAAGCATCATGTTTATTTGATTGGATGCATATTGGAAAAAAGCGTTATCAGCGGGCTTGTATACGATACTGCAGTGGTTGTCGGTCCTCATGGTCTTGTCGGATTTTACAGAAAAGTTCATCTTTGGGACACCGAAAACACCCGCTTTGCCAAAGGAGAAGAATTTCCTGTGTTCGACTTGGGATTCGCCCGATTGGGAGTACAAATTTGTTATGAAATCGGATTCCCGGAGGGGTCACGTATCCTGGCTTTGAACGGGGCTGACATTGTGGTGTATCCGTCTGCTTTCGGGCAGGCAAGACGCTATGCATGGGACTTGGCTACTCGGTCTAGAGCGTTGGAAAACGGCGTATTTGTGATCGCTTCCAATCGAACCGGAATAGAAAAGGGGGAAACAGCTTTTGGCGGAGGAAGCCGAATTGTGAATCCGCAGGGAATGGTACTAAGGGAGGCGCTTTCGGAGGATGAGGCACTTGTTGCTGAAATCGATCTTTCTTTGGTCGAAACACAACGCAGGACAATTCCCTATCTGCGGGATCTAAACAAAAGCATCATTTTGAAGAGCCTTTCGAATAATCCGGGTTAA